CTTGAGTAGCTTCGATAATGGCTTTTTCTGCGGCCTCCCAATTTTCCTTGCTTCCGATATACTTTTCGGGTTTCTCGGGATCGCGCAAAGAGATTTGGGCCGTAAAATCGGCAAAACCCATTTTGCGGAAGACCATCATGGTCAGGTCAAGTACATTGAGGAACTCGGCCTTGAGTTGGTCGGGCGTACAGAAAATATGGGCATCATCCTGAGTAAAGCAGCGCACACGAGAAAGGCCATGTAGCTCTCCACTTTGCTCATAGCGGTAAACGGTACCGAATTCGGCTAGGCGGAGGGGCAATTCTTTATAAGAATGTGGTTTATGGGCAAAAATTTCGCAGTGGTGCGGGCAGTTCATGGGTTTGAGCATGAACTCTTCGCCTTCTTTGGGCGTGTTGATGGGTTGGAAGCTATCCTCGCCATACTTTTCATAGTGGCCCGAAGTGACATAAAGATTTTTGTGGCCGATATGAGGCGTAACTACTAGTTGGTAGCCACGGCGGACCTGCTCTTGCTTGAGAAAATCTTGCAGGCGGTCGCGCAAGGCAGCCCCTTTAGGCAGCCAGATGGGAAGACCCATCCCTACTTTTTCCGAAAACATAAAGAGTTCGAGTTCGGCACCTAGTTTACGGTGATCTCTTTTTTTGGCTTCCTCTAGCATAGCCAAATACTGCTTGAGCTCTTTGGCTTTGGGAAAAGTGATGCCATAGATCCGAGTTAGGGTTTGGCGACTTTCATCTCCGCGCCAGTAAGCGCCAGCTACATTGAGTAGTTTGACGGCTTTGATCAGTCCGGTATTGGGAATATGAGGCCCACGGCAGAGGTCGGTAAAACCACCTTGCTCATAGAAGGTGATGGTTCCGTCTTCTAGGTCCTCCAATAATTCGAGCTTATATTCATCGCCTTTTTCTTGGAAATAGGAAATGGCATCGGCCTTAGAAATCTCTTTACGGATATAGGGATTTTTTTGGCGAGCGAGCTCGATCATTTTCTTTTCTAGGGCTTCTAGTTCCTTAAGGCCAATCGTTTTCCCTTCGGGCAAATCGATATCATAGTAAAAGCCATTTTCGATGGGTGGGCCGATGGCGAATTTTACGCCGGGATAAAGGGCCTCGATGGCTTCGGCCAAAAGGTGGGCGCTAGAGTGCCAGAAGGCATATTTGCCTCCATCATCTTGAAAGCTGAGTAGCTGAACGCTGGCATCTTTCGTTAGGGGGCGAGTAGCATCCCAAATTTCGCCATCTACTTTAGCGGCAATAATTTTACGAGCTAAGCCTTCGCTAATCGACTTGGCCACATCCAAGCTGTTCACTCCCGACTCATACTTACGAACGCTGCCATCGGGAAGAGTAATCTCAATCATTTTGTAAAAGATATAATGAACTTCTGTGGCCTTGAGCCTTTGGAAGTTCGATGTGTAAAAAATAGGTATAGGTGCCAAAGCTAAGTTTTTTTGTGCAGTTGTCTAGTTTTGGACCTAGATAATTCTATTTTTGCCCCATGATTTGAAAATTCATTTAAAGTAAAATGCCAAACACCTCCCTTGTAGATGTATGTATGATCACCTATGCGCATGAGCCTTTTTTGAGGCAGGCCATAGAGAGCATCTTAATGCAGAAAACTGATTTTCCCTTTCGTCTAGTTATTGGAGAAGACTGCAGCCCCGACAACAGCCGAGCGATTTGTGAGGAATACGCCCAAGCTCATCCAGAGCGAGTCGTTTTACTCCCTTCTGACAAGAACTGGGGGGCAATTCCCAATTTTGAGCGAACCATTGCGGCCTGTACGGCCCCTTATATTGCCTTTTGTGAGGGGGATGACTATTGGACCGACCCGCATAAGTTGCAAAAGCAATTAAATTTGCTAGAGGCTAGACCAGAAGCGGTACTTAGTTTTCATGAAGTTCAATTTTTAGAAGATGATGAATTTCGCCCTTTGGTCCAACCTTTTGAAGAGGGGCAACTCTTGGGCTTTTTTGAGCTTTTTGATCGCCATATTGTGCCCAACACCTCTACGGTTATGATTCGCAAGCCTAAGAAAGCTCCCAAGCGATTTGCAGAGGTTTTCAATGGGGATACCCTCTACTTCTACTATGCGCTTAATTTTGGTAAGGCGCTGTTTAGCCGAAGTATTTTGCCTTCTACCTATCGTTTGCATGCGGGCGGAATTTTCTCTAGCCTGGCCCAATTTGGCCGCCGAGAGAAGGCCCTAAAAACCTACCGTATTTTGGCCCAAAACATGCAGGGCGAGGCCGAGCAAAAAGCGGTTGAAGCCCTCTTACTGCAACTTTATCGAGAATACCTTATCTTGGCCCTCAAAGAAAAAGCGCTGACTGAATACTTAAAAAAGAAATGGGCTTATTTCAGTTTTGCCTTTAGTCTAGGGCAATACAAGGCCCCTTGGCTTCATTTAAAAGACCTACTTTATCACCTTAGCCTTTATTTTAAAAGAAAGTAATGAAAGAAACAGAAGAAAACTGGAGCTTAGTGATTGGCCCCAAACGCTCGCTTTGGTCGCTAGATTTGGCCGAGCTTTGGCAATATCGCGATTTGCTACAGATGTTCGTTCGCAGAGATGTAGTGACCGTTTACAAACAGACGGTATTGGGCCCGATCTGGTTTTTTGTGCAGCCCATTATGACCATGTTGGTCTATGTGGTCATTTTTGGCAACATTGCGGGCCTACCCACAGATGATATTCCTCAGCCGCTCTTTTATTTGTCGGGCATTATTATCTGGAATTATTTTTCAGATTGCTTTATGCAAACCTCTGATACCTTTTCACTTAACCAAGATATGTTTGGCAAGGTCTATTTTCCTCGCCTCATTATGCCACTTTCTAAGGTGGTGGCTGGTCTGATTAAGTTTGGGATTCAGTTTATCCTCTTTTTAGCCGTTTATGCCTACTTTTTTATCAAAGGGGTAGATTTGGCGCCCAATGCAGCCTTGGCTTTGGTGCCCGTTTATATTCTACTTATGGCGGCTTTGGGCTTGGGCTTTGGACTTATTTTCACTTCGCTAACCACTAAATACCGCGACCTTAAGTTTTTGGTCCAATTTGGTGTGCAGCTCTTGATGTATGCCAGCCCCATCATTTACCCCATGAGCATGATTGACCAACCCTTGCTCAAAAAGGTCATTTACTACAATCCTTTGGCCCAGGTTATTGAGGGCTTTAAATATGCTTTTTTGGGCCGTGGCGAACTGAGCTGGACGGGCTTTGCCTATGCGGCCGTTTTTGCTTTTGTGGTCCTTTTTCTAGGCGTTTTTATCTTTAACAAGACGGAGCGCAGTTTTATGGATACGGTTTAGGGGCTTGCGGGCTTCGCCCGCCGGGCCCCTTCAGGGCTCGCAGGTCTGCTCGGCCCTTCAGCGCTAAAGCGCTTCGGTCTGGCCCTGCGGGCCACCCATTCCGGGCCCCTAAGCCGCTCATCGGAACCCATAGCTTTGGGCTGCAGGGCCAGGCACTAGATGGCCACAACAAGCCCTTTAGGGCGCAGTTCGACGACCGAAGGGAGTAAACGTAGCGGCCGCCGCAGGTGGCAGGCCCCAAAAAATAAAATTAACAACAATCTGCTTTAAAATAGAGTCATGTCAAAAATAGCCTTAAGTGTAGAAAACCTCTCTAAGCAATATCGTTTGGGAGAAATTGGAACGGGCACGATTTCCCATGATTTGAACCGTTGGTGGGCCAAAATGCGGGGAAAAGAAGATCCTTTTTCTTTGGTCGGCCAAGAAAATGACCGAACCAAAAAGGCCGAATCTGATTTTGTTTGGGCCTTGAGAGATATTAACTTCAAGGTAGAACAGGGCGAAGTATTGGGCATTATTGGTAAAAATGGAGCGGGAAAATCGACCCTGCTCAAGCTGATTTCTAGAATCACTGCCCCCACTCAAGGATTTATTAAAGCGAAGGGCCGAATTGCCTCTTTGCTGGAGGTAGGAACGGGTATGCACCCCGAAATGACGGCCAGAGAAAATATTTTCCTCAATGGGGCCATCATAGGGATGACCAAAAAGGAAATTCGCCGCAAATTTGATGAAATTGTAGACTTTGCGGGCTGCACTATGTATGTAGACACCCCCGTTAAGCGATACTCTTCGGGCATGCGGGTGCGTTTGGGCTTTGCCGTTGCGGCCTTTTTAGAGCCAGAAATCTT
This genomic interval from Saprospira grandis contains the following:
- the thrS gene encoding threonine--tRNA ligase, whose amino-acid sequence is MIEITLPDGSVRKYESGVNSLDVAKSISEGLARKIIAAKVDGEIWDATRPLTKDASVQLLSFQDDGGKYAFWHSSAHLLAEAIEALYPGVKFAIGPPIENGFYYDIDLPEGKTIGLKELEALEKKMIELARQKNPYIRKEISKADAISYFQEKGDEYKLELLEDLEDGTITFYEQGGFTDLCRGPHIPNTGLIKAVKLLNVAGAYWRGDESRQTLTRIYGITFPKAKELKQYLAMLEEAKKRDHRKLGAELELFMFSEKVGMGLPIWLPKGAALRDRLQDFLKQEQVRRGYQLVVTPHIGHKNLYVTSGHYEKYGEDSFQPINTPKEGEEFMLKPMNCPHHCEIFAHKPHSYKELPLRLAEFGTVYRYEQSGELHGLSRVRCFTQDDAHIFCTPDQLKAEFLNVLDLTMMVFRKMGFADFTAQISLRDPEKPEKYIGSKENWEAAEKAIIEATQEVGLPTVTELGEAAFYGPKLDFMVKDALGRSWQLGTIQVDYNLPERFQLEYVGADNQKHRPVMIHRAPFGSLERFISVLIEHTAGKFPLWLMPEQYAILPVSDRFGDYATKVQQELAAADIRGYVDNRNETLGRKIRDTELKRIPIMLILGEKEAEEGSISVRIQGVEDGDKGSMPVADFIAFFQELLTKEG
- a CDS encoding glycosyltransferase, whose product is MPNTSLVDVCMITYAHEPFLRQAIESILMQKTDFPFRLVIGEDCSPDNSRAICEEYAQAHPERVVLLPSDKNWGAIPNFERTIAACTAPYIAFCEGDDYWTDPHKLQKQLNLLEARPEAVLSFHEVQFLEDDEFRPLVQPFEEGQLLGFFELFDRHIVPNTSTVMIRKPKKAPKRFAEVFNGDTLYFYYALNFGKALFSRSILPSTYRLHAGGIFSSLAQFGRREKALKTYRILAQNMQGEAEQKAVEALLLQLYREYLILALKEKALTEYLKKKWAYFSFAFSLGQYKAPWLHLKDLLYHLSLYFKRK
- a CDS encoding ABC transporter permease, which translates into the protein MKETEENWSLVIGPKRSLWSLDLAELWQYRDLLQMFVRRDVVTVYKQTVLGPIWFFVQPIMTMLVYVVIFGNIAGLPTDDIPQPLFYLSGIIIWNYFSDCFMQTSDTFSLNQDMFGKVYFPRLIMPLSKVVAGLIKFGIQFILFLAVYAYFFIKGVDLAPNAALALVPVYILLMAALGLGFGLIFTSLTTKYRDLKFLVQFGVQLLMYASPIIYPMSMIDQPLLKKVIYYNPLAQVIEGFKYAFLGRGELSWTGFAYAAVFAFVVLFLGVFIFNKTERSFMDTV